The region ACGTTTTTAGAACTGAAGACTTCGAAATGGAAGAAAGGACGTGGCTGATTTCTCTGTTTCAGCATAAACAATCCGCCGAATAATAAAAAAATTAGAAAACAAAAAACAATAAGATCAGATTCAAACCACATCAGTCTTTTTCCATAAATTAATGCATATCCGCCAGCCTGAAGACATACCCAAAGTAAAAACCAGCTTGTAATATCCAGCTGATAAAGAGGTTTCTTTGGAAAAAATCTGTTCTTATTGAAAATAGCAAAGGCAATGATGAGTACAAAAACATGAAAATACACCATCATTAAAATCATATGCTTGAAATCATAATCTTCAATGCTCGATTTTAGAAGAGAAGTTGTAAGAGTTCCCCCCGTAAGAATGATGGTATACATAAACAGGTAAGCAATTTCTTTGGCGTGTCTTGTCTTGAGTTCGGCAACAATCAGTGGCAGAAAAATAGCACCTTCCATTACCCCGAAGATTCCTTCCAGAAAACGGATGACGAGAATGATATGATAATCATTGGTAACAGAAAGTCCATATAAAATAAGAATGGATACAGAAGACATAAGCAATGTATAATATTTCACGCTGAAATAAGCCATGAATCGCTGTATAACTAAAAGGGTAACCACAAATGTCCCGTACATCAAAATCATTAAGTATTGGATGTCATCTGAATCTACATCCATAAAAGAAGATGTGAAGGCGCTATTGGAATGCAGTAGCGACAACAGCATCAGGTGGGGAAACAGCGCCAGAATTAAAAGCGGCAGCTTCAGCCATTGTGGTACCCATTTATGATAAATTGTATTGTGTTGCATGATTTTTAAACAAAATCGTATAAATTGACGAATTGTAAAGTTGCTTTATTTTATAAATGAAAAGCGAAAAGACAAAAGAGCAATATGTAAAAGTAAAGGTAAGATGGCAAAATTGAACTTTGCCTTTTCGCTAAAAATATTTAATGGTTAATTTAAATCTGAGAATGAGGAATTTGAAAAAATTAAAATCTAATATACATGTTCTTCCACATCAATTCTCAATTCCTCGGTTTCTCAAATTATATCTTTTTGGCACTTACCAGAACATTCATTCCGGAAAGTAATTTTTCGTTATGCTGATTGTTGTCAAGGATAATTTTTACAGGAAACCTTTGTTCTATTTTTACAAAATTTCCTGTTGCATTATCGGGTTTTACCAAAGAAAACTGAGAACCGGAAGCGGGTGAGACAGAAACGATTCTTCCTTTGAATTCTACGTCAGGATAAGCATCTGCTGTAATAATCACTTCCTTGTTCTGATCGATCTGTCCTAGCTGCGTTTCCTTATAATTGGCAATAATCCATTTTTCTTTGCTTACGATCTGAACCAAAGCCTGACCTTCTTTAATCAACTGACCTTCCTGAATGGTTTTCTTTCCCACCCAGCCGTCATAAGGCGCTGTAACCACAGTATAGGAAAGGAAAAGTTTCGCATTGTTCAGACTGGCAGAACTTTGCTGGATCTGGCTTTTTACCGGGGCAACTTTCGTCGCTTGCTCGTTCACGCTTGCTCTCACTGCATTTTTCTGCTGTTCTAAAGCTAAAAGATTGGCTTTTGCCTGTTCATAGGATGCCTTCACATTTTCAAACTGCTGTTCGGTTGCAGCATCTTCAGAAACTAAATTTTT is a window of Candidatus Chryseobacterium colombiense DNA encoding:
- a CDS encoding HlyD family secretion protein — its product is MAKKQLTQKEKRINKTITLLAWILIISGITGMVSFYLFSRKNVTTNDAQIEQYITPVSSKVSGFIKTIKFNENQFVHKGDTLIVIDNREFVNQVKMAEANLNANSENINTIESGVNTKASDTKIIDAKIASARIDIWRTEQDFKRYKNLVSEDAATEQQFENVKASYEQAKANLLALEQQKNAVRASVNEQATKVAPVKSQIQQSSASLNNAKLFLSYTVVTAPYDGWVGKKTIQEGQLIKEGQALVQIVSKEKWIIANYKETQLGQIDQNKEVIITADAYPDVEFKGRIVSVSPASGSQFSLVKPDNATGNFVKIEQRFPVKIILDNNQHNEKLLSGMNVLVSAKKI